The following proteins come from a genomic window of Pseudomonas sp. WJP1:
- the paaA gene encoding 1,2-phenylacetyl-CoA epoxidase subunit PaaA codes for MYAQLVETGVKRIKDLSEMSDEERAFQEKIDSEIKIEAKNWMPDAYRQTLIRQISQHAHSEIVGMLPEGNWVTRAPSLKRKLQLMAKIQDEAGHGLYLYSAMETLGADRDEEIAKLHSGKAKYSSIFNYPTLNWADMGAVGWLVDGAAIVNQVVLQRTSYGPYSRAMIRICKEESFHQRQGYEILLTMMRHGTQVQKDMVQDAINRLWWPSLMMFGPSDEHSPNSAQSMAWKIKRQSNDELRQRFIDQTIPQLELLGCTCPDPDLKWNAETGHYDFGQIQWDEFYEVLKGNGPCNQERVATRRKAIEDGAWVREAAVAHARKKQNKNAA; via the coding sequence ATGTACGCACAGCTCGTAGAAACAGGCGTAAAGCGCATCAAAGACCTCTCGGAGATGTCCGATGAGGAGCGCGCCTTCCAGGAAAAAATCGATTCGGAAATCAAGATCGAAGCCAAGAACTGGATGCCAGATGCCTACCGGCAAACCCTGATCCGGCAGATTTCCCAGCACGCCCACTCGGAAATCGTCGGCATGCTCCCGGAAGGCAACTGGGTCACCCGTGCACCAAGCCTCAAGCGCAAACTGCAATTGATGGCCAAGATCCAGGACGAAGCCGGTCACGGCCTGTACCTGTACAGCGCCATGGAAACCCTGGGTGCCGACCGCGATGAAGAGATCGCCAAGTTGCACAGCGGCAAGGCCAAGTATTCGAGCATCTTCAATTACCCGACGCTGAACTGGGCCGACATGGGCGCGGTGGGCTGGCTGGTGGATGGCGCGGCGATCGTCAACCAGGTGGTGCTGCAGCGCACCTCCTACGGTCCGTACTCGCGGGCGATGATCCGCATCTGCAAGGAAGAGAGCTTCCACCAGCGCCAGGGCTACGAAATCCTCCTGACCATGATGCGTCACGGTACCCAGGTGCAAAAAGATATGGTCCAGGACGCGATCAACCGCCTGTGGTGGCCGTCGCTGATGATGTTCGGCCCGAGCGACGAACACTCGCCGAACAGCGCGCAATCCATGGCCTGGAAGATCAAGCGCCAGAGCAACGACGAACTGCGCCAGCGCTTCATCGACCAGACCATCCCGCAGCTGGAACTGCTGGGCTGCACCTGCCCTGACCCGGACCTGAAGTGGAACGCCGAAACCGGCCACTACGACTTCGGCCAGATCCAGTGGGACGAATTCTACGAAGTGCTCAAGGGCAACGGCCCGTGCAACCAGGAACGCGTCGCCACCCGCCGCAAGGCGATTGAAGACGGTGCCTGGGTCCGTGAAGCCGCCGTCGCCCACGCCCGCAAAAAACAAAACAAGAACGCCGCCTGA
- the paaB gene encoding 1,2-phenylacetyl-CoA epoxidase subunit PaaB — protein sequence MSEWTLFEVFVRSKHGLNHKHVGSVHAADTTMAIENARELYTRRSEGVSLWVVPSALITASSPDEKDPLFDPSDDKVYRHASFYELPAEVGHM from the coding sequence ATGTCCGAGTGGACCCTCTTCGAAGTCTTCGTGCGCAGCAAGCACGGCCTCAACCACAAACACGTCGGCAGCGTGCATGCCGCCGACACCACCATGGCCATCGAGAACGCGCGCGAGCTCTACACCCGTCGCAGCGAAGGCGTGAGCCTGTGGGTCGTGCCATCAGCGCTGATCACCGCCTCGTCGCCGGATGAAAAAGACCCGCTGTTCGACCCGTCGGACGACAAGGTCTACCGCCATGCCAGCTTCTACGAGCTGCCGGCCGAAGTCGGGCACATGTGA
- the paaC gene encoding 1,2-phenylacetyl-CoA epoxidase subunit PaaC encodes MNNKTDLIEYLLRLGDSALIQGQRLCQWCGKAPALEEELALMNVGLDLVGQARNWLDYAAELLDDGRDADDLAFRRDERAYRNLLLVEQPNGDYAVTILKQFLYDAWHLPVLQGLSQSSDERIAGIAAKAVKEVTYHLRRSGEWVERLGDGTEESHKRMLAAIPEVWRFTVELIAADDSEQRLCEAGITPDIASVAAQWQAKVNQIFASATLPVPAAPSYFYLNARKGLHTEHLGILLAEMQFLPRAYPDATW; translated from the coding sequence ATGAATAACAAGACCGATCTGATCGAATACCTGCTGCGCCTGGGCGACAGCGCCCTGATCCAGGGCCAGCGCCTGTGCCAGTGGTGCGGCAAGGCCCCGGCACTGGAAGAAGAGCTGGCGCTGATGAACGTCGGCCTCGACCTGGTGGGCCAGGCGCGCAACTGGCTGGATTACGCCGCCGAGCTGCTGGACGACGGCCGCGACGCCGATGACCTGGCGTTCCGCCGCGACGAACGCGCCTACCGCAACCTGCTGCTGGTGGAACAACCCAACGGCGACTACGCGGTGACCATCCTCAAGCAATTCCTGTATGACGCCTGGCACCTGCCAGTCCTCCAGGGCCTGAGCCAGTCCAGCGACGAACGCATTGCCGGGATCGCCGCCAAAGCAGTGAAGGAAGTCACCTATCACCTGCGCCGCTCCGGCGAGTGGGTCGAGCGCCTGGGCGACGGCACCGAGGAAAGCCACAAGCGCATGCTCGCGGCCATTCCCGAAGTCTGGCGTTTCACCGTTGAACTGATCGCCGCCGATGACAGCGAACAGCGCCTGTGCGAAGCCGGCATCACCCCGGACATCGCCAGCGTGGCGGCGCAATGGCAAGCCAAGGTCAACCAGATTTTCGCCAGCGCCACCCTGCCCGTGCCGGCCGCGCCAAGCTATTTCTACCTGAACGCACGCAAGGGCCTGCACACCGAGCACTTAGGGATCCTGCTGGCCGAAATGCAGTTCCTGCCACGAGCGTACCCCGATGCAACCTGGTGA
- the paaD gene encoding 1,2-phenylacetyl-CoA epoxidase subunit PaaD, whose protein sequence is MQPGELIASDQGARPVQPSDLTAAWAILSQVMDPEVPVVSVVDLGIVRDLDWQAGHLHVVVTPTYSGCPATEVIEGDIREALEQAGFQAPNLERRLTPAWTTDWITDSGRERLRAYGIAPPEGSTSKRSLLGESPVIACPQCGSVHTEVLSEFGSTACKALYRCVDCREPFDYFKCI, encoded by the coding sequence ATGCAACCTGGTGAGCTGATCGCCAGCGACCAGGGCGCCCGGCCGGTTCAACCGAGCGACTTAACCGCCGCCTGGGCGATCCTGTCGCAAGTCATGGACCCGGAAGTGCCGGTGGTCAGCGTGGTTGACCTGGGGATTGTCCGCGATCTCGATTGGCAGGCCGGGCACTTGCACGTGGTGGTCACGCCGACCTACTCCGGCTGCCCCGCCACCGAAGTGATCGAGGGCGATATTCGTGAGGCGCTGGAGCAGGCCGGTTTCCAGGCGCCAAACCTGGAACGCCGCCTGACCCCGGCCTGGACCACAGACTGGATCACTGACAGCGGCCGCGAACGCCTGCGCGCCTACGGCATTGCGCCGCCCGAGGGCAGCACCAGCAAACGCAGCCTGCTCGGTGAGAGCCCGGTGATCGCCTGCCCGCAATGCGGCAGCGTCCACACCGAGGTGCTCAGCGAGTTTGGCTCCACCGCGTGCAAGGCGCTGTATCGCTGCGTCGATTGCCGGGAACCGTTCGACTATTTCAAGTGCATCTGA